From one Brevibacterium sp. 'Marine' genomic stretch:
- a CDS encoding type II secretion system F family protein, which translates to MSYSQFALLSGACLGAGLFLIWTSLWQRPQSKRTQSRWVRELDDMLTGAGFPRLRPAHLLLISVAAFCIVTVVSTVLTGSWAIALCFGLFASWLPHRALQHRARSRQVMRRELWPETLDHLNSGVRAGLSLPEALSSLAHRGPEPLRPLFEVFAEEYRASGSFALALERFRQVSADPVADRIVVALSVTRQVGGSDLGTMLRALAQFVRDDARTRNELSARQQWTVNGARLAVAAPWVVLAFLSTRPETAVAYNSRTGLILLAAGFVVSLLAYQAMKRIGRLPAEPRVIEGSSLSAAHRRFADNAGMSSGFTADSDDSADGRAA; encoded by the coding sequence ATGAGCTATTCGCAGTTCGCTCTGCTCAGCGGTGCCTGCCTCGGGGCGGGACTCTTCCTCATCTGGACGTCGCTGTGGCAGCGACCGCAGAGCAAGCGGACTCAGTCGCGGTGGGTGCGCGAACTCGATGACATGCTCACCGGTGCCGGATTCCCCAGGCTGCGTCCGGCCCATCTGCTGCTCATCTCGGTCGCGGCGTTCTGTATTGTGACCGTCGTATCGACAGTGCTCACCGGATCGTGGGCGATCGCGCTGTGCTTCGGCCTCTTCGCCTCCTGGCTGCCGCACCGGGCATTGCAGCATCGGGCGCGCAGCAGACAGGTGATGCGGCGTGAGCTGTGGCCCGAAACCCTCGACCATCTCAATTCCGGAGTCCGCGCGGGACTGTCTCTGCCCGAAGCGCTGAGTTCTCTGGCCCATCGCGGACCCGAACCGCTGCGGCCGCTGTTCGAAGTCTTCGCCGAGGAATATCGGGCCAGCGGCTCATTCGCCTTGGCGTTGGAGCGATTCAGACAGGTCAGCGCCGACCCGGTGGCCGACCGCATCGTCGTCGCACTCAGCGTCACTCGGCAGGTCGGCGGCAGCGACTTGGGCACCATGCTGCGGGCCTTGGCACAGTTCGTCCGTGATGATGCCCGCACCCGCAACGAGCTCTCCGCCCGGCAGCAGTGGACGGTCAACGGTGCCCGACTGGCCGTCGCAGCACCGTGGGTGGTCCTCGCATTCCTGTCGACTCGACCCGAAACGGCGGTGGCGTACAACTCGCGGACCGGGCTGATCCTCCTGGCGGCGGGCTTCGTCGTCTCTCTGCTGGCGTATCAGGCGATGAAGCGCATCGGTCGACTCCCGGCCGAACCCCGGGTCATCGAGGGGTCCTCGCTCAGCGCCGCCCACCGACGTTTCGCAGACAACGCCGGCATGAGCAGCGGATTCACCGCCGACAGCGACGACTCCGCGGACGGACGGGCGGCATGA
- a CDS encoding type II secretion system F family protein, which translates to MSLLGEPLSILALGLFNGFALCVFVLSLPPLRRPTLSSRIAPYLRDQESLVDIYAPPTPRADGFWGLAKSWLVSSTLWVTSRITTDATLRLRIDRLGGNATIERFRISQVLSILVGMIVAGGLAGALSAQRGFSPIVTVVLIISGGVAGHVFNDWRLSQAIARHESRVLAEFPTVAELLALSITAGEGIVEALERVCRTCSGDLIDELRAALAATRTGTPLVEALDTMATRIAIPEIVQFVDGLAVSMARGTPLAEVLRSQAADVREQSRRRLLELSGRKEIGMLVPVVVFVLPVTVIFAVFPSLTVLDLSP; encoded by the coding sequence ATGAGTCTCCTCGGCGAGCCTCTGTCGATCCTGGCCCTCGGACTCTTCAACGGCTTCGCTCTGTGTGTCTTCGTCCTCTCCCTTCCGCCGCTGCGCAGGCCGACGCTGTCCTCACGGATCGCACCCTATCTGCGGGATCAGGAATCCTTGGTCGACATCTACGCTCCGCCGACCCCGCGCGCCGACGGTTTCTGGGGGCTGGCGAAGTCATGGCTGGTCAGCTCGACCCTGTGGGTGACGTCGCGCATCACCACGGATGCGACTCTGCGGCTGCGCATCGACCGCCTCGGCGGCAACGCCACGATCGAACGGTTCCGCATCAGCCAGGTGCTGAGCATCCTCGTCGGGATGATCGTCGCCGGCGGTCTGGCCGGTGCGCTGTCGGCACAACGCGGCTTCTCCCCCATCGTCACCGTCGTCCTTATCATCAGCGGAGGCGTCGCCGGGCACGTCTTCAACGATTGGCGACTCAGCCAAGCCATCGCCCGCCACGAATCCCGCGTGCTCGCCGAATTCCCCACCGTCGCCGAACTCCTCGCATTGTCCATCACCGCAGGTGAGGGAATCGTGGAGGCCCTCGAACGAGTGTGCCGCACCTGCTCCGGCGACCTCATCGACGAACTCCGCGCGGCCCTGGCCGCCACCCGCACCGGCACACCGTTGGTCGAAGCGCTCGACACGATGGCCACGCGCATCGCCATCCCGGAGATCGTCCAATTCGTCGACGGCCTCGCCGTGTCGATGGCCCGCGGCACACCGCTGGCCGAAGTGCTCCGCTCCCAAGCCGCTGATGTGCGCGAACAGTCCCGACGGCGGTTGCTCGAACTGTCCGGTCGCAAAGAGATCGGGATGCTCGTACCGGTCGTCGTATTCGTGCTTCCCGTCACCGTGATCTTCGCCGTCTTCCCGTCCCTGACCGTCCTCGACCTCAGTCCATAA
- a CDS encoding TadE/TadG family type IV pilus assembly protein: MTAAGERSDSGSAVAEFALIASLLALILAGALQIGLVIHVRNTVIDSAIAGARQASLADQTPSDGQKLTRDLIRVSVGERYAQKVTVSTSQRGAVEIVEVRVTTPLPVLGLWGPAEVWDLRGRSIVEDIDRD; the protein is encoded by the coding sequence GTGACGGCGGCAGGCGAGCGCAGCGATTCGGGATCCGCCGTCGCCGAGTTCGCCCTCATCGCCTCGCTGCTGGCCCTCATCCTGGCCGGAGCCCTGCAGATCGGTCTCGTCATCCATGTCCGCAACACGGTCATCGATTCCGCCATCGCCGGGGCGAGGCAGGCGAGCCTGGCCGATCAGACTCCGAGCGACGGGCAGAAGCTCACCCGCGACCTCATCCGCGTGTCCGTGGGCGAGCGCTACGCCCAGAAGGTCACCGTCTCGACGTCGCAGCGCGGTGCCGTCGAGATCGTCGAGGTGCGGGTGACGACTCCACTCCCGGTTCTCGGGCTGTGGGGCCCCGCCGAGGTCTGGGACCTGCGCGGTCGATCCATCGTCGAGGACATCGACCGTGACTGA
- a CDS encoding pilus assembly protein TadG-related protein, whose protein sequence is MSATGEHGSKRRGNPTRGQEPDHDSDAGSITPLAIGFVVIALLLALLIAALTDLHMARRELQGLADSAALAASDSFEPAPGDDPGLVFSPPAAKRAAGRYLDAVPTPKDMGNLRLSADADGAHSVRIRIEARYSPALLSPFVPGLIDLHATAYARGALRLD, encoded by the coding sequence ATGTCGGCCACGGGAGAGCACGGCTCGAAGCGGCGTGGGAATCCGACACGCGGTCAAGAGCCGGATCATGATTCGGATGCCGGGTCCATCACGCCGCTGGCCATCGGCTTCGTCGTCATCGCCTTGCTGCTGGCCCTCCTCATCGCGGCCCTGACCGACCTGCACATGGCCCGCCGAGAGCTGCAGGGGCTGGCCGACTCTGCGGCGCTGGCTGCCTCCGACTCATTCGAACCGGCTCCCGGCGACGATCCCGGTCTCGTATTCTCACCTCCAGCGGCCAAACGAGCCGCCGGACGGTACCTCGATGCGGTGCCGACTCCGAAGGACATGGGCAATCTGCGGTTGAGTGCCGATGCCGATGGGGCGCATTCGGTACGCATCCGCATCGAGGCCCGCTATTCTCCGGCGCTGCTCTCACCGTTCGTCCCCGGCCTCATCGACCTCCACGCCACCGCTTATGCCCGGGGCGCCCTGCGCCTCGACTGA